The following proteins are encoded in a genomic region of Triticum dicoccoides isolate Atlit2015 ecotype Zavitan chromosome 1B, WEW_v2.0, whole genome shotgun sequence:
- the LOC119316549 gene encoding cysteine protease XCP1-like yields the protein MASKLSVAVLLLCVGVCVARNSDFSIVGYSEEDLSSHDRLIELFEKWLAKHEKAYASFEEKLHRFEVFKDNLKLIDEINREVTSYWLGLNEFADLTHDEFKAAYLGLSPPPARRSSSRSFRYEDVAAHDLPKAVDWRKKGAVTDVKNQGQCGSCWAFSTVAAVEGINAIVTGNLTALSEQELIDCSVDGNSGCNGGMVDYAFSYIASSGGLHTEEAYPYLMEEGSCGDGKKSESEAVVSISGYEDVPAKDEQALIKALAHQPVSVAIEASGRHFQFYSGGVFDGPCGAQLDHGVAAVGYGSDKGKGHDYIVVKNSWGGKWGEKGYIRMKRGTGKGDGLCGINKMASYPTKDN from the exons ATGGCTTCCAAGCTGTCGGTTGCTGTTCTTCTCCTCTGCGTCGGAGTGTGCGTGGCTCGCAACAGCGACTTCTCCATCGTCGGCTACTCGGAGGAGGACCTGTCGTCGCATGACAGGCTCATCGAGCTGTTCGAGAAGTGGCTGGCCAAGCACGAGAAGGCGTACGCGAGCTTCGAGGAGAAGCTGCACCGGTTCGAGGTGTTCAAGGACAACCTGAAGCTCATCGACGAGATCAACCGGGAGGTGACCAGCTACTGGCTGGGCCTCAACGAGTTCGCCGACCTCACCCACGACGAGTTCAAGGCCGCCTACCTCGGCCTCAGCCCTCCTCCGGCTCGCCGGAGCAGCAGCCGGAGCTTCAGGTACGAGGACGTGGCCGCCCACGACTTGCCCAAGGCGGTGGACTGGAGGAAGAAGGGCGCGGTGACGGACGTGAAGAACCAGGGGCAGTGCGGCAGCTGCTGGGCCTTCTCGACGGTGGCGGCCGTGGAGGGGATCAACGCCATCGTGACGGGCAACCTGACGGCGCTGTCGGAGCAGGAGCTCATCGACTGCAGCGTGGACGGCAACAGCGGCTGCAACGGCGGCATGGTGGACTACGCCTTCTCCTACATCGCCTCCAGTGGCGGGCTCCACACCGAGGAGGCCTACCCGTACCTCATGGAGGAAGGCAGCTGCGGCGACGGCAAGAAGAGCGAGTCCGAGGCGGTGGTGTCGATCAGCGGCTACGAGGACGTGCCGGCCAAGGACGAGCAGGCGCTGATCAAGGCGCTCGCACACCAGCCCGTGTCCGTCGCCATCGAGGCCTCGGGCAGGCACTTCCAGTTCTACAGCGGG GGGGTTTTCGACGGTCCGTGTGGCGCGCAGCTGGATCACGGCGTGGCGGCGGTCGGGTACGGGTCGGACAAGGGCAAGGGGCACGACTACATCGTCGTGAAGAACTCGTGGGGCGGCAAGTGGGGCGAGAAGGGGTACATCAGGATGAAGAGGGGCACCGGCAAGGGCGACGGCCTCTGCGGCATCAACAAGATGGCCTCCTACCCAACCAAGGACAACTGA